One Bradyrhizobium sp. ISRA464 genomic window carries:
- a CDS encoding LssY C-terminal domain-containing protein, with product MALLFVLATYLIAAYLVLPELWKHYEHQKGLADLPMVTRTAQGIPGDPLNVGLIGDLTDVVCAMHEAGWYPADRITLKSSIEIVGSVLLDRPYKDAPVSNLFYLGRREDLAFEKPVGSSADRRNHVRFWKVLASGEEKRPVWLGAATLDRSVGVSHYTGAVTHHIAPDLDAERALLATDLESAGLVTAKYQVTGIGPTLAGRNGGGDLYYTDGEIWVLRLVEACKKHHGTVEQIPSPAATAFKDQVWHAVVDAIGK from the coding sequence ATGGCGCTGCTGTTCGTGCTCGCGACCTATCTGATCGCGGCCTATCTGGTGCTGCCGGAGCTCTGGAAGCATTACGAGCACCAGAAGGGCCTCGCTGATCTGCCGATGGTGACGCGCACCGCGCAGGGCATTCCCGGCGATCCCCTGAATGTCGGCCTGATCGGCGATCTCACCGATGTGGTCTGCGCAATGCATGAGGCAGGATGGTATCCCGCCGATCGGATCACGCTGAAATCCTCGATCGAGATCGTCGGCAGCGTGCTGCTCGATCGACCCTACAAAGACGCGCCGGTCAGCAACCTGTTCTATCTCGGCCGGCGCGAGGACCTCGCCTTCGAGAAGCCGGTCGGATCGAGCGCGGATCGCCGCAACCATGTGCGCTTCTGGAAGGTGCTCGCGTCAGGCGAGGAGAAGCGCCCGGTGTGGCTCGGCGCCGCGACACTCGACCGCAGCGTCGGCGTCAGCCACTACACCGGCGCGGTGACTCATCACATCGCGCCCGACCTCGACGCCGAGCGCGCGCTGCTCGCAACCGATCTGGAATCCGCCGGTCTGGTCACCGCGAAATATCAGGTCACCGGGATCGGTCCGACGCTCGCCGGCCGCAACGGCGGCGGCGATCTCTATTACACCGACGGCGAAATCTGGGTGCTGCGCCTGGTCGAGGCCTGCAAGAAGCATCATGGCACGGTCGAACAGATCCCAAGCCCGGCCGCGACCGCATTCAAGGACCAGGTCTGGCACGCCGTCGTCGACGCGATCGGCAAATAG
- a CDS encoding thermonuclease family protein, producing the protein MLKTLLTAGLLLSLPTLAHAADITGVPKIRDGDQVMIGSVRIRLGGIDAPSTDQLCLNTKGERWTCGVAARDALVKHAGNKSWTCHARSVDRRGRTIARCQVDGEDIQKWLVGSGWALANPHISHDYEPDQKAAREAKAGMWQGAFIAPWDWRVRNKKTPVLGAAKVPDSAHAILLASASGPVAPSPDCTIKGNVNHSGECIYHKPTSRWYARIEMKISKGTRWFCSVEEAEAAGCRETRR; encoded by the coding sequence ATGCTCAAGACGTTGCTCACCGCTGGCCTGCTGTTGTCGCTGCCGACGCTGGCGCACGCCGCCGACATCACCGGCGTGCCGAAGATCCGCGACGGCGACCAGGTGATGATCGGCAGCGTCCGCATCCGGCTCGGCGGCATCGACGCGCCGTCGACCGACCAGCTCTGCCTCAACACCAAGGGCGAGCGCTGGACCTGCGGCGTGGCCGCGCGCGACGCGCTGGTCAAGCATGCCGGCAACAAGAGCTGGACCTGCCATGCCCGCTCGGTCGATCGTCGCGGCCGCACCATCGCGCGCTGCCAGGTCGACGGCGAGGACATCCAGAAATGGCTGGTCGGCAGCGGCTGGGCGCTGGCCAACCCCCACATCTCGCACGACTACGAGCCGGACCAGAAGGCGGCGCGCGAGGCCAAGGCCGGGATGTGGCAGGGCGCCTTCATCGCGCCGTGGGACTGGCGCGTGCGCAACAAGAAGACGCCGGTGCTCGGCGCCGCGAAGGTGCCGGACAGCGCCCACGCGATCCTGCTCGCGTCGGCCTCCGGCCCAGTCGCGCCCTCGCCCGACTGCACCATCAAGGGCAACGTCAACCACTCCGGCGAGTGCATCTATCACAAGCCGACCAGCCGCTGGTACGCACGGATCGAGATGAAGATCAGCAAGGGCACGCGCTGGTTCTGCTCGGTCGAGGAGGCCGAGGCCGCCGGCTGCCGCGAGACGCGGCGCTGA
- a CDS encoding caspase family protein — MNLRQLRISRRTIAVAVALAGTVSLAIGAHAALNKRSLDAAKAVTTEQATGAVTTGASHLALIIGNGHYPDASAPLAQPINDARTLSAALRHDGFDVDVVEDATRDDMVRAVERMKARIRPGTVVMLFFGGYGVQVGRESYMIPVDATIWKESDVKRVGVSVESVLDAMNEQGAKTKLVVLDASRRNPYERRFRAYSHGLAPISPPENTLVLTSAAPGKVADDSRTANSVLVSELLTNLNTQAGVEAAFNKTRIAVSRASEGEQVPQVSSSLLEDVKLGG, encoded by the coding sequence ATGAACCTTAGGCAGCTTCGCATTTCCCGCCGCACCATTGCGGTCGCCGTGGCGCTGGCAGGCACGGTGTCGCTGGCGATCGGCGCCCATGCCGCGCTGAACAAGCGTTCGCTCGACGCCGCCAAGGCTGTTACCACCGAGCAGGCCACCGGCGCCGTCACCACCGGCGCGTCCCATCTCGCGCTGATCATCGGCAACGGCCATTACCCGGACGCCTCCGCGCCGCTCGCCCAGCCGATCAACGACGCCCGCACGCTGTCGGCCGCGCTGCGCCACGACGGCTTCGATGTCGACGTCGTCGAGGACGCGACCCGCGACGACATGGTCCGCGCGGTCGAGCGGATGAAGGCCAGGATCCGCCCCGGCACCGTCGTGATGCTGTTCTTCGGCGGCTACGGCGTGCAGGTCGGCCGCGAGAGCTACATGATCCCGGTCGACGCCACGATCTGGAAGGAATCCGACGTCAAGCGCGTCGGCGTCAGCGTCGAATCCGTGCTCGATGCGATGAACGAGCAGGGCGCCAAGACCAAGCTCGTCGTGCTTGATGCCTCCAGGCGCAATCCCTACGAGCGCCGCTTCCGCGCCTATTCGCACGGGCTCGCCCCGATCAGCCCGCCGGAGAATACGCTGGTCTTGACCTCGGCCGCGCCGGGCAAGGTCGCCGACGATTCCAGGACGGCGAACAGCGTGCTGGTGTCGGAGCTCCTGACCAATCTCAACACCCAGGCCGGCGTCGAGGCCGCCTTCAACAAGACCCGCATCGCCGTGTCTCGTGCCTCGGAAGGCGAGCAGGTGCCGCAGGTGTCTTCGTCGCTGCTGGAAGACGTCAAGCTCGGCGGCTAG
- a CDS encoding HlyD family efflux transporter periplasmic adaptor subunit, translating into MPPRFSRSSTLAAVALLLLAAQPALAADNTEAMPKGAAVTVLKAAKYCFDNIVEVSGLVTARDEQQIRPDRFGLKVAEVMADPGDAVTAGQQLARLTDGTNAIKLTAPVAGTVSASTAIVGAPASAKGEALFTITTRSEYDLVGMVPTRDITRLKTDQTARVTVLGAGEIDGKVRLIAPTVEPNSQLGQVFIALATDRRLLVNSSGRAQIKTGQSCGVAVPLTAILYSTAGTVVQVVRRDRVETRRVETGLMSAGQVEIRDGVQEGEIVVARAGALLREGDPVRPVAEGADAK; encoded by the coding sequence ATGCCGCCACGCTTTTCGCGCTCTTCGACTCTAGCTGCCGTCGCGCTGCTCCTGCTCGCAGCGCAGCCGGCGCTGGCCGCTGATAACACGGAGGCGATGCCGAAGGGCGCCGCCGTCACCGTGCTGAAGGCTGCGAAATACTGCTTCGACAATATCGTCGAGGTCTCGGGCCTCGTGACGGCGCGCGACGAGCAGCAGATTCGGCCTGATCGGTTTGGGCTGAAGGTGGCGGAGGTGATGGCCGATCCCGGTGATGCCGTCACCGCGGGCCAGCAGCTGGCGCGGCTGACCGACGGCACCAATGCGATCAAGCTCACCGCGCCGGTGGCGGGCACGGTCTCGGCCTCCACGGCGATCGTCGGCGCGCCGGCTTCCGCCAAGGGCGAGGCGCTGTTCACGATCACCACCAGGAGCGAGTACGACCTGGTCGGCATGGTGCCGACCCGCGACATCACCAGGCTGAAGACCGACCAGACCGCGCGGGTCACCGTGCTCGGCGCCGGCGAGATCGACGGCAAGGTGCGGCTGATCGCGCCGACGGTCGAGCCGAACAGCCAGCTCGGCCAGGTGTTCATCGCGCTAGCCACCGACCGGCGGCTGCTGGTGAATTCGAGCGGCCGCGCGCAGATCAAGACCGGGCAGAGCTGCGGCGTCGCGGTGCCGCTGACCGCGATCCTCTATTCCACCGCCGGCACCGTGGTGCAGGTGGTGCGGCGCGACCGCGTCGAGACGCGGCGGGTCGAGACCGGGCTGATGTCGGCCGGCCAGGTCGAGATCCGCGACGGCGTGCAGGAGGGCGAGATCGTGGTCGCCCGCGCCGGCGCGCTGCTCCGCGAGGGCGATCCGGTGCGGCCGGTGGCTGAGGGGGCGGACGCGAAGTGA
- a CDS encoding cold-shock protein — MPTGTVKWFNGQKGFGFIEPSDGSKDVFVHISAVERAGLSGLAEGQKVSFEVKTDKMRGKTSAENLTLV; from the coding sequence ATGCCGACAGGTACTGTGAAGTGGTTCAACGGCCAGAAGGGCTTTGGTTTCATCGAGCCCAGCGATGGCAGCAAGGATGTGTTCGTTCACATCAGCGCGGTCGAGCGTGCCGGTTTGTCCGGCCTTGCCGAGGGACAGAAGGTCTCGTTCGAAGTGAAGACCGACAAGATGCGCGGCAAGACCAGCGCCGAGAATCTCACGCTGGTTTAA
- a CDS encoding AsmA family protein produces MRALKFAGAAIAAAAVIIALLGAFGIPSGFLTSAIAERIERETGYKVAINGSARIALWPTVHVTLNDVVLQAPKQRDVNNRFAADSIEAETTLSSLWSGRPEITDLVIVRPVVNLPLQRERTRDNNPPAQSASSDDTGTVSVRHVSITGGTIVLSNVHDHVEDRIETVNADVTVDADRKLVVTGNARASDKPLKFEIRATAPPPPLERQNVPTEFNIDAPGLLPAAIKANVELRLNGTVMMFNGVSGTLGDGGFTGWATVDFASNKPLVKLDLDFRRISIATTPSQPGTASEPWSNAPIDLKVLNYVDAQARISAAELVIGDGRFAPAAIDASLASGVLKGRLSNLGAYDGNANGDLTIDATTNNPNYALRLDLNGVRALPVLKNLAGFDKLDGRMEAKLDLHSQGGSERAIVAGLGGTALAAFQDGKILGLNVAQMIRNLTASPLSGWQESAELSTDLSQLSASFKIDNGQAVTTDLDLVGPLVKMTGAGTIDLNTRQITFRVEPQLVMTTEGQGRAGNPVGFGIPVMIEGPWAGPRIYPEMQGILDNPEAAYARLKEMGKGLFGPGGAGLSGLSDLLNGVQGGHGTTQPNNGGQAQGGGESQNNPLGGQLGEAIGNLLQQGLSTLNQGNATRGNQGSTQGRSADPAPPPSPPDPDQRGDNPAMNDILRQLFNR; encoded by the coding sequence ATGAGAGCACTGAAATTTGCCGGGGCTGCGATCGCCGCCGCGGCCGTGATCATCGCGCTGCTCGGGGCGTTCGGGATCCCGTCCGGCTTCCTGACCTCGGCGATCGCGGAGCGGATCGAGCGTGAGACCGGCTACAAGGTCGCGATCAATGGCAGCGCCAGGATCGCGCTTTGGCCGACGGTTCACGTCACGCTGAACGACGTCGTGCTGCAGGCCCCGAAGCAGCGCGACGTCAACAACCGCTTCGCCGCTGATAGCATCGAGGCCGAGACGACGCTGTCGAGCCTCTGGTCGGGCCGGCCCGAGATCACCGACCTCGTCATCGTCAGGCCCGTGGTCAACCTGCCGCTGCAGCGCGAGCGGACGCGTGACAACAATCCGCCGGCGCAATCCGCCTCGTCCGACGACACGGGCACTGTGTCGGTCAGGCACGTCAGCATCACCGGCGGCACCATCGTGCTCTCCAATGTCCATGACCATGTCGAGGACCGGATCGAGACGGTCAATGCCGACGTGACGGTCGATGCCGACCGAAAGCTCGTGGTCACGGGCAACGCGCGCGCCAGCGACAAGCCGCTGAAGTTCGAGATCCGCGCCACCGCGCCTCCGCCGCCGCTGGAGCGGCAGAACGTGCCGACCGAATTCAACATCGATGCGCCGGGCCTCTTGCCCGCGGCGATCAAGGCCAATGTCGAGCTGCGACTGAACGGCACGGTGATGATGTTCAACGGCGTGTCCGGCACGCTCGGCGACGGCGGCTTCACCGGCTGGGCCACGGTCGATTTCGCCAGCAACAAGCCGCTGGTGAAGCTCGATCTCGACTTCCGGCGAATTTCGATCGCCACGACGCCGAGCCAGCCCGGCACGGCGTCGGAGCCCTGGAGCAACGCGCCGATCGACCTCAAAGTGCTCAACTATGTCGACGCGCAGGCCCGCATCTCGGCGGCGGAGCTCGTGATCGGCGACGGCCGCTTCGCGCCGGCGGCAATCGATGCCTCGCTCGCGAGCGGCGTGCTGAAGGGCCGGCTCAGCAATCTCGGCGCCTATGACGGCAACGCCAACGGCGACCTCACCATCGACGCCACCACCAACAATCCCAACTACGCGCTGCGGCTCGATCTCAACGGCGTCCGCGCGCTGCCGGTGCTGAAGAACCTTGCCGGGTTCGACAAGCTCGACGGCCGCATGGAGGCCAAGCTCGACCTGCACTCGCAAGGCGGAAGCGAACGCGCCATCGTCGCCGGTCTCGGCGGCACCGCGCTGGCCGCGTTCCAGGACGGCAAGATCCTCGGCCTCAACGTCGCGCAGATGATCCGCAACCTCACTGCCAGCCCATTGTCCGGCTGGCAGGAGAGCGCGGAGCTGTCGACCGATCTCAGCCAGCTCTCGGCCTCCTTCAAGATCGACAACGGCCAGGCCGTCACCACCGATCTCGACCTGGTCGGCCCGCTGGTGAAGATGACCGGGGCCGGCACCATCGACCTCAACACCAGGCAGATCACCTTCCGCGTCGAGCCGCAGCTCGTGATGACCACCGAGGGCCAGGGCCGCGCCGGCAATCCGGTCGGCTTCGGCATTCCCGTGATGATCGAGGGGCCGTGGGCGGGCCCGCGGATCTATCCGGAGATGCAAGGCATCCTCGACAACCCCGAGGCGGCCTATGCCCGGCTCAAGGAGATGGGCAAGGGCCTGTTCGGGCCTGGTGGCGCCGGCCTCAGCGGGCTCTCCGACCTCCTCAACGGCGTGCAGGGCGGCCACGGCACCACGCAGCCCAACAATGGTGGCCAGGCCCAAGGCGGCGGCGAGAGCCAGAACAACCCGCTCGGCGGACAGCTTGGCGAGGCCATCGGCAATCTGCTGCAGCAGGGGCTTTCCACCTTGAACCAAGGTAATGCAACACGCGGAAACCAAGGCTCGACTCAAGGCCGCAGCGCCGATCCCGCCCCGCCACCGTCGCCGCCCGATCCTGACCAGCGGGGCGACAATCCGGCGATGAACGACATCCTGCGGCAGCTGTTCAACCGCTGA
- a CDS encoding Crp/Fnr family transcriptional regulator yields MSKQAEFAVILKMNPMFADLGADELQRLSGLCHTQQLATGEVLFQKGDPGDALFGVRRGQIRIETGASNGSRLTLNLMGPGDLFGEVAVLDGQDRTADATAGEPSELFVLRREDFVGFLEREPKVAVRLIELLCQRIRWQGERMEESVLQPLPVRLARRLCALAEDFGSEVHISQEQLGIFVGAARESVNRQLQSWRRDGILDLQRGRILLQNMPKLTAVARND; encoded by the coding sequence ATGAGCAAACAGGCCGAATTTGCGGTCATTTTGAAGATGAACCCGATGTTCGCGGATCTGGGCGCGGACGAATTGCAGCGGCTTTCGGGCCTTTGCCACACCCAGCAGCTCGCGACCGGAGAGGTGCTGTTCCAGAAGGGCGATCCCGGCGACGCCCTGTTCGGGGTTCGCCGCGGCCAGATCCGGATCGAGACCGGCGCCTCCAACGGCAGCCGGCTGACGCTGAATCTCATGGGACCCGGCGATCTCTTCGGCGAGGTCGCGGTCCTCGACGGCCAGGACCGCACTGCGGACGCGACCGCGGGCGAGCCCAGCGAATTGTTCGTGCTGCGGCGGGAGGACTTTGTCGGCTTCCTCGAGCGCGAGCCGAAGGTCGCGGTGCGGCTGATCGAACTGTTGTGCCAGCGCATCCGCTGGCAGGGCGAGCGGATGGAGGAATCCGTGCTGCAGCCGCTGCCGGTGCGGCTGGCGCGGCGGCTGTGCGCGCTGGCCGAGGATTTCGGCTCCGAGGTGCACATCTCGCAGGAGCAGCTCGGCATCTTCGTCGGCGCGGCGCGCGAGAGCGTCAACCGGCAGCTCCAGAGCTGGCGCAGGGACGGCATTCTCGACCTGCAGCGCGGCCGCATCCTGTTGCAGAACATGCCCAAGCTGACCGCGGTGGCGCGCAACGATTAA
- a CDS encoding efflux RND transporter permease subunit: MALNISAWSIRNPLPSIVFSIILLLLGWVSFTKLAVTRLPSADIPVISVAVSQFGAAPSELESQVTKTIEDGVSGVEGVRHISSSITDGLSVTTIQFALETNTDRALNDVKDAVTRVRANLPQNVTEPLIQRVDVIGLPIVTYAAISPGKTPEQLSYFVDDVVKRALQGVRGVAQVERIGGVEREILVSLDPDKLQAVGLTAVNVSQILRGSNVDLAGGRAEIGKNDQAIRTLAGAKTLNELAGTMIPLFGGGEVRLDDLGTVTDTIADRRTFARFNGEPVVALGIKRSKGASDVVVAAAVQKRIDALKAAYPDVDLKLIDTSVEFTKGNYEAAISTLFEGAILAVIIVLLFLRDIRATIIAAVSLPLSIFPAFWAMDILGFSLNLVSFLAITLSTGILVDDAIVEIENIVRHMRMGKTPYRAALEAADEIGLAVIAISLTIIAIFAPASFMSGVAGQFFKQFGITVSVQVFFSLLAARFVTPMLAAYFLKHHSQDEPPPGRILRGYHSLVTWSVKHHYVTVLIGFAIFAASIWSITLLPQGFLPAQDTARSLLAMELPPGSQLAYTEKVTEEIVARLRRRPEVRSVFVDGGRVPPGTQEVRRAALIINYTPKADRKITQRQLELSISKELENVPDIRFWFLDENGLRAISLVVTGTDSNIVNNVASELATQMKRIPIIANVISETALDRPELRIHPRAELAARLGVSTESLSQTIRVATIGDVGPALAKFDAGDRQVPIRVQLEDNARGDLKMLQQLRVPLGQHGERGGVPLSVVADIKLDQGPTSINRYDRERQATVAADLVGNAALGDATKLIYDLPVMKSLPKGVKVSPSGDAESLNELSDGFATAITAGLMMVYAVLVLLFGTFLQPITILFSLPLSIGGAIGALLLTGKQLTTPVWIGILMLMGIVTKNAIMLVEFAIEAIRGGKTREEAMIDAGMKRARPIVMTTIAMVAGMTPSALAFGAGGEFRSPMALAVIGGLLFSTLLSLVFVPAMFMVMDDIGALIWRFSKRLVVSHADHELPPNDDQSMPPSKGPPDAISPAAE; encoded by the coding sequence ATGGCTTTGAACATCTCGGCATGGTCGATCCGGAACCCGCTTCCCTCGATCGTCTTCTCGATCATCCTGCTCTTGCTGGGCTGGGTGTCCTTCACCAAGCTCGCGGTGACGCGGCTGCCGAGCGCCGACATTCCTGTGATCTCGGTTGCGGTCTCGCAGTTCGGCGCAGCACCTTCGGAACTTGAATCGCAGGTCACCAAGACCATCGAAGACGGCGTCTCCGGCGTCGAGGGCGTACGCCATATTTCATCGTCGATCACCGACGGCCTGTCGGTCACCACGATCCAGTTCGCGCTGGAGACCAACACCGACCGCGCGCTGAACGACGTCAAGGACGCAGTCACCCGCGTGCGCGCCAATCTGCCGCAGAACGTCACCGAGCCGCTGATCCAGCGCGTCGATGTGATCGGCCTGCCGATCGTGACCTATGCCGCGATCTCGCCCGGCAAGACGCCGGAGCAGTTGTCCTATTTCGTCGACGACGTGGTCAAGCGCGCGCTGCAGGGCGTGCGCGGCGTCGCGCAGGTCGAGCGCATCGGCGGTGTCGAGCGCGAGATCCTGGTCTCGCTCGATCCCGACAAGTTGCAGGCCGTCGGCCTCACCGCTGTCAATGTCAGCCAGATCCTGCGTGGCAGCAATGTCGATCTCGCCGGCGGCCGCGCCGAGATCGGCAAGAACGACCAGGCAATCCGCACACTCGCCGGCGCCAAGACCCTGAACGAGCTCGCCGGCACCATGATCCCGCTGTTCGGCGGCGGCGAGGTGCGGCTCGACGACCTCGGCACCGTCACCGACACCATCGCCGACCGCCGCACCTTCGCCCGTTTCAACGGCGAGCCGGTGGTGGCGCTCGGCATCAAGCGCTCCAAGGGCGCCAGCGACGTGGTGGTCGCGGCCGCCGTGCAGAAGCGCATCGACGCCCTGAAGGCTGCCTATCCCGACGTCGACCTCAAGCTGATCGACACTTCGGTGGAGTTCACCAAGGGCAATTACGAAGCGGCGATCTCGACCCTGTTCGAGGGCGCGATCCTCGCCGTCATCATCGTGCTGTTGTTCCTGCGCGACATCAGAGCCACGATCATCGCCGCGGTCTCGCTGCCGTTGTCGATCTTCCCGGCGTTCTGGGCGATGGACATCCTCGGCTTCTCGCTCAACCTCGTCTCCTTCCTCGCCATCACGCTGTCGACCGGCATCCTGGTCGACGACGCCATTGTCGAGATCGAGAACATCGTCCGCCACATGCGGATGGGCAAGACGCCTTATCGTGCCGCACTTGAAGCTGCCGATGAGATCGGCCTTGCGGTGATCGCGATCTCGCTGACGATCATCGCGATCTTCGCGCCCGCGAGCTTCATGTCCGGCGTCGCCGGGCAATTCTTCAAGCAGTTCGGCATCACCGTCTCGGTGCAGGTGTTCTTCTCGCTGCTCGCCGCGCGCTTCGTCACGCCGATGCTGGCCGCCTACTTCCTCAAGCATCATTCGCAGGACGAGCCGCCGCCGGGCCGCATCCTGCGTGGCTACCACAGCCTCGTCACCTGGTCGGTGAAGCACCACTACGTCACCGTGCTGATCGGCTTTGCGATCTTCGCTGCATCGATCTGGAGCATCACGCTGCTGCCGCAGGGCTTCCTGCCGGCGCAGGACACCGCACGCTCGCTGCTCGCGATGGAGCTGCCGCCGGGCTCGCAGCTTGCTTATACCGAGAAGGTCACCGAGGAGATCGTGGCGCGGTTGCGCAGGCGGCCCGAGGTACGAAGCGTGTTCGTCGACGGCGGCCGGGTGCCGCCGGGCACCCAGGAGGTGCGTCGCGCCGCACTGATCATCAACTACACGCCAAAGGCCGACCGCAAGATCACGCAGCGCCAGCTCGAGCTTTCGATCAGCAAGGAGCTCGAGAACGTGCCGGATATCCGGTTCTGGTTCCTCGACGAGAACGGCCTGCGCGCGATCTCGCTGGTCGTCACCGGCACCGACAGCAACATCGTCAACAACGTCGCCAGCGAGCTGGCGACGCAGATGAAGCGGATCCCGATCATCGCCAATGTGATCTCGGAGACCGCGCTCGACCGGCCCGAGCTGCGCATCCACCCGCGCGCGGAACTCGCCGCGAGGCTCGGCGTCTCGACCGAGAGCCTGTCGCAGACCATCCGCGTCGCCACCATCGGCGACGTCGGCCCGGCGCTGGCCAAGTTCGACGCCGGCGACCGCCAGGTGCCGATCCGCGTGCAGCTCGAGGACAATGCGCGCGGTGACCTGAAGATGCTGCAACAGCTGCGGGTGCCCCTCGGCCAGCATGGCGAGCGCGGCGGCGTGCCGCTGTCGGTCGTCGCCGACATCAAGCTCGACCAGGGCCCGACCAGCATCAACCGCTACGACCGCGAGCGGCAGGCCACGGTGGCTGCTGACCTCGTCGGCAATGCCGCGCTCGGCGACGCCACCAAGCTGATCTACGACCTGCCGGTCATGAAGAGCCTGCCCAAGGGCGTGAAGGTCAGCCCGTCCGGCGACGCCGAAAGCCTCAACGAGCTGTCCGACGGCTTCGCCACCGCGATCACCGCCGGCCTGATGATGGTCTATGCGGTGCTGGTGCTGCTGTTCGGCACCTTCCTGCAGCCGATCACCATCCTGTTCTCGCTGCCGCTCTCGATCGGCGGCGCGATCGGGGCGCTGCTGTTGACCGGCAAGCAGCTCACCACGCCGGTGTGGATCGGCATCCTGATGCTGATGGGCATCGTCACCAAGAACGCGATCATGCTGGTCGAGTTCGCCATCGAGGCGATCCGCGGCGGCAAGACACGCGAAGAGGCGATGATCGACGCCGGCATGAAGCGCGCCCGTCCGATCGTGATGACCACCATCGCGATGGTTGCAGGCATGACGCCGTCCGCACTCGCCTTCGGCGCCGGCGGCGAGTTCCGCTCGCCGATGGCGCTCGCGGTGATCGGCGGTCTCCTGTTCTCGACACTGCTGTCGCTGGTGTTCGTGCCGGCGATGTTCATGGTGATGGACGACATCGGCGCCCTGATCTGGCGCTTCAGCAAGCGGCTCGTGGTCTCGCACGCCGACCACGAGCTCCCCCCGAACGACGATCAATCCATGCCTCCATCCAAGGGACCGCCGGACGCGATCTCGCCTGCGGCGGAATGA
- a CDS encoding efflux RND transporter periplasmic adaptor subunit, whose protein sequence is MNFPQYLRPALGTVVLVALGIAYYSFELRSHPEAKETPGQALVVVTKATNACFSDMVRVTGFIVPRREAQVNVDQEGSKVTEVLVREGDAVTEGQELARLTPPPQQAAQGNTKPIVLRAPATGLVTEVRTAVGAPASPQAPPMFKISVNNEIELDAEVPGFQLLKLNPGATVRISRDDAPDMVGKVRLISPQIDRTTQLGHVRISLNNNPTLKVGMFARANIDAKRSCGVAVPRTAIDRLTLQVVKGNTIETRRVRVGLTSDTSTEILEGLDVGEIVVADAGTSLHDGDQIKTIFAEDLDRTRTR, encoded by the coding sequence ATGAATTTTCCTCAGTACCTCAGGCCAGCGCTTGGAACGGTCGTCCTTGTCGCCCTTGGCATCGCCTATTATTCGTTCGAGCTCCGCTCCCACCCGGAAGCGAAGGAGACGCCCGGCCAGGCGCTGGTGGTCGTGACCAAAGCGACCAATGCCTGCTTCTCCGACATGGTCCGCGTCACCGGATTCATCGTGCCGCGCCGCGAGGCGCAGGTGAATGTCGACCAGGAAGGCTCCAAGGTCACCGAGGTCCTGGTTCGCGAGGGCGACGCCGTCACCGAGGGCCAGGAACTGGCGCGACTGACTCCGCCGCCGCAGCAGGCCGCCCAGGGCAATACCAAGCCGATCGTGCTGCGTGCGCCGGCGACCGGGCTCGTCACCGAGGTGCGCACCGCGGTCGGCGCGCCGGCCTCGCCGCAGGCCCCTCCCATGTTCAAGATCTCCGTCAACAACGAGATCGAGCTCGACGCCGAGGTGCCGGGCTTCCAGCTCCTGAAGCTCAATCCGGGCGCCACGGTGCGAATCAGCCGGGACGATGCGCCTGATATGGTCGGCAAGGTGCGCCTGATCTCGCCGCAGATCGACCGCACCACCCAGCTCGGGCATGTCCGCATCTCCCTGAACAACAACCCCACGCTCAAGGTCGGCATGTTTGCCCGCGCCAATATCGACGCCAAGCGCTCCTGCGGCGTCGCCGTGCCGCGCACCGCGATCGACCGCCTGACGCTGCAGGTCGTGAAGGGCAATACGATCGAGACGCGCAGGGTCCGCGTCGGGCTGACGTCCGACACCTCGACCGAAATCCTTGAGGGTCTCGACGTCGGCGAAATCGTCGTGGCCGACGCCGGCACCTCGCTGCATGACGGCGACCAGATCAAGACGATATTTGCCGAAGACCTCGATCGTACGCGGACACGCTAA